Part of the Thauera sedimentorum genome, CCGCACCTCCGCCAGTAGCGATTACTACGCCTTTCACGCGGGTCAGTTCATCGATGACCTGGGTCTCGCGTCGACGAAAGCCCTCCTCCCCCTCGATCTCGAAAATGGTGGGAATCTTAACGCCGGTACGCGCTTCGATTTCGTGATCGCAGTCAACGAAGCGCATGTCGCAACGCCTCGCCAGTTCACGTCCGATGGTGGTTTTACCGGCGCCCATCATGCCGATCAGAACGATTCGATCCACGCAAATGTCGTACAGTTTGGAAGCACAGGGGCCGGAGATCCATCAATAAGATGGAACCCCAGCCCCTGTCTTGGCAGTAATGGATTGATCAGCGCAGCGTCAGTACGTCGCTTACGATACGCGGAGTAATGAACACGAGCAATTCACGGCGGCTGGTTTCGCGCTTCGTATTTCGGAACAGCGCACCGAGGACCGGAATCTCGCCGAGTACGGGGACGCGCCCGACGTTATTTGTCTCCGATTCTTCGTAGATTCCACCGATCACTACCGTTCCGCCGTTCTCGACCAAGACCTCGGTCTTCACATTCTTCGTATCGATCGCTGGCTCCAGGAAACCAGCCGGGAAAACGGGACTATCCTTGTTGACCTCGACCTGCAGTTGGAGCCGACCATCCGGCGTAATCATGGGCTTTACCTTCAAGGAAAGCACGGCCTTCTTGAACTCGACACTGGTTGCCCCGGAACTCGTTTCCTTGCGGTACGCAATCTCCGTCCCTTGCTCAATCGCGGCTTCGACCTGATTTGCAGTCAGCACTCTCGGACTCGAGACGATCTTGCCCCTGCCATCGGTTTCCAAAGCCGACAGTTCGAGATTCAGGAATCGTGTAGCCGCGCTATTGAACAGAGCGAGATTGAGTGTCGAGAACGACGCCACCGGAGTGGCTCCACCGCTCTGCGCGCCGGTCCCTGTCAGAGCTCCGCCCACGCCCGGTATTTGCCCCATACCAAGGCGGGTCCCACCACCAAGATTGACTGCTGCGTTGTCAGTGAAACTCATTCGCACCCCGAGATCGCGCACGAAATCCTTGTTCGCTTCGACGATACGGGCTTCAATCAAGACCTGTTTCGGTGCGAGGTCTATCTCACCAATCAATCGACGCAGATCCCCCAGGCGACTCGCAACATCCGTCACGAAGATCTTGTTGCTCCGGTCGTCCACCACCACGCTGCCGCGCTTGGAGAGGATTGTCTGATCCTTGCTCTTGAGGAAATCATAGATTTCCTTGGCCCGGTGGTAGTTGATCTGGAAGCTCTCGGTTTGCAGCGGCTCGAGGTCACCAATCTGCGCAAGCGCTTCGAGTTGCAGCTTCTCGCGGGTGGCCAACTCGTCACTTGGGGCGATCCAGATCACGTTGCCATTCTTGCGCATGTCCAGACCCTTCGACTGCAGGATGATGTCGAGCGCCTGATCCCAGGGCACATCCTTCAGCCGTAGCGTGAGGTTTCCGCTCACCGAATCACTGGTAATGATGTTGAAGTCAGTGAAATCGGCGATGACCTGCAGCACCGCCCTTACGTCAATGTTCTGGAAGTTGAGCGAAAGCCGCTCGCCCCCGTACTGGCCACGCGGAGTACCTTGCACCAGTTTGTTCGGATCTTCGGTGACACGCTTGACCTCGAGCACGAACATGTTGTCGCTTTGATAGGCGTTGTGCTCCCAGAGGCCCGAGGGCGTTACCACGAGACGAACATTGTCACCCTGCTGCTGCGCAGTGATGGCACTGACCGGCGTGCCGAAATCCACCACGTCGGAGCGGCGGCGAAGATGCTCGGGCAACGACGTCTTGATGAACTCCACGATCAGGTTCGGACCCTGCTTGCGGATGTCGATCGGCGTGTCCGGGCTCGACAACTCGACCATGACTCGCCCTTCGCCTTCCTTTCCTCTTCGGAAATTGACATCGCGGATGCTCTTGCTTGCCAGTGCCGCAGCAGAAGACGATGCCGCGAAGTTGGCGATGGGCTGCTCCGCCGTCGCCTGAACGACAGCCTCTTGCGGAATCGGACTGAGGGTGATGATCAGAGCGTTTCCGTCCAAACGGGTTTCGTACGGGGCCATGCGTGACAGATTCAGCACCAGACGCGTACGGTCCCCGGCCTGAACGATGTTCGCACTAACCAAGTCGCCGGCATTGATAGCCTGCGCGCTGCGTCCAAGCGCATTCGCTGTCGCCGGAAAGTCGAAGGCGATACGCGCGGGGTTTGCCACACTGAAACTCGCGGGCGCAGCGGCCAGCGGCTGTTGCATGGTCAGCTTGACGTAAACGGCCCCGCCTTGCTGCGCAACCTCCAGGTTTTCAATACTGTTGGCTGGCACCTGTGCCTGCTCGGCGGCATTCTGTGCATGTGCTACAGCCCAGTAGCCCGGCCCTGTGAAGATGGCTGCGAGCAGCAGCGTCGCGATTCTGCCTTTCATTTCCTACCCCCCTGCTGCTCCTGCAATAGCAGCGAACTGCTTCGTTCTGTCCAGTCGCCGTTCACGTCTTCGACGAGTTCGCGCAACGTCACTTCCGTTTCGGAAATCGCGGTCACTACACCGAAATCCTGACCCATATAGTTGCCGACCCGCACCTGATGAATGACATTGTCCACCTTGATGAGCGCCTCGGCCTGCTTGTTCTGCGTGATCACACCGACCATCGTCAGGGACTCGAGCGGATAGGCCTCGAGCGGCTCGCGGCGCCGATCCAGATCCGGCTTGATCCCACTCCCGCCTCCAGTCGCGGAGCGTTGTTCGGGCACGATGCGCTCGCTGCTGAACGGAGTCAGCAAGGCTTCGGCGTCATATTCGACGACGGGGAAAGGCTTGATCTCGGGCAGCGGTTTGACCGAGCCCCTCATTCCCTTGGCCTGCTGAGCCATCCACGCCTGGATGTTCTCTTCTTCGCTCGTGCACCCGCCGAGCATCACGACAGCCAACGCAATCACTGACGACGTGAGTTTCATTCGGCCCCTCATCTGCGTCCCCTGGGCTTCTTCTGCTCTGCCTGCCTGCGGGCAGCGAGCTCAGCCTCGTCGAGATAGCGATACGTCACCGCCTTGGCTTCGAGCTTCAAGCGCCCGTCCCGCGTCCCCTCTACGGCGATGTTGTTGAGCGTGACGATACGCGACATCTTGGCAACGTCACCGGCGAAGGCGCCCAGGTCGTGATAGCCGCCGAGCACGCGGATATCGATCGGCATTTCGGCGTAGAAATCCTTGACCACGTCCGAGCCGGGCTTGAATAGCTCGAACTGAAGGCCGCGCCCAAGACCGGCCTGGTTGATCTCGGCGAGCAGCGAGTCCATCTCGGCCCGGTTGGGCAACTGCCGCAGCAGGGCACCGAACTGCCGGTCGATCTCCTCCAACTGGCGCTTGTGCTCGTCGAGGTTCACCGCCTGGCGCTTCTTCGAAGTCCATTGCTCGCGCAAGGTGACCTCTTCGGCCTCACGCTGGCCGAGCGTCTCGATCTGCTCACGCCAATCGAACCACCATGCCGCCGCCACAGTGGCGACAAGCAGTCCGATGAACACAGCGACCTTCGGCGCGGTCGGCCACTGTCCCGGGTCATTCGTATCCAGCCCCTTGAAATCCTGAGCCAGGCGATTGAAGTCGATACCCTTCGCACCACGGTGGGTTCGATTCGGCTTCATCCCCGCACCTCCTTGCCGCCACCCTCTTCTTCCGCCTTCGGCTGTTCGATGGTGATATTGAGGGTGAACTCGCCGACACGGCGACCATCGACCGTTGCCGCCTTGATTTCGACCAGTTGGGGCTGGGTCAGGTAGGGCGACTCATCGAGCGCCCGCATCAAGTGGGAAACGCGCGCGTTCGACTGTGCGTAGCCGACCAGGGTGACACGCTTGGACGACTGCTTGATGGACTTGAGATAGATCCCCTCGGGAATCTGCTTGGCCGTTTCATTGAGCAAATGCACCGTTTGAGCACGATCGCTCTGCAGCGACTCGATCACCTGCTTGCGCGCCAACAAGGCGTCGATCTGCTCCCGCAGGCGCTTGATCTCGGCGATCTCCTTGTCGAGCTTGGCGATCTCCGTCTTGAATATCTGATTCTTGCGCTCCTGGCCCTCGATATAGCCGGCGATCACGGTGTGCACCACGAAGGCGATCGCCAGGCCCAGTACGATCATCAGCCCGGAAAGGACGTAGAACTGCTGGCGGCGTTCCTTCCGCTTGATCTCGCGGTGCGGCAACAGGTTGATACGGATCATGTGTCGAACCTCCGCATGGCCAGCCCGCACGCAACGATCATGGCCGGCGCGTCTGCCAGCAGAGCCTTCGGCCGTACCTGCGAAGACAGTGTCATGCCTTCGAACGGATTGGCGATAACCGTCGGGATCTGGGTTCGTCCACCGACCATGTCAGCCAGACCGGGCAACACCGCACACCCTCCGGCGAGGACGATGTGATCGACCTGGTTGTACTGCGTGGAAGTAAAGAAGAACTGCAGGGCCCGCGACACCTCGAGAGCGAGGCTGTCGAGGAAGGGGCGGAGAAGGTCGCCCTCATAGTCCTGCGGCAGGCTTCCGCTGCGCTTCGCTGCCTCCGCCTCCTCCACGCTCATCCCGTACTGGCGGGCGATGTCCTGGGTCAGTTGATTGCCGCCGAACGCCTGTTCCCGGCTGTAAATCTGCTGGCCGTTGCGCAACACGGTAACCGTCGTCACGCTTGCGCCGATACTGATCAGCGCAATGATCTTGTCGCGCCCCTGCTCGGGCAGGCGGCGGCTGATCAACTCGAAAGCCGACTGCGCAGCCAAGGAGTCGACATCCATGATGAGTGCCTTGAGACCGGCCGACTCGACCGCAGCCACGCGATCCTCGACCTTCTCCTTGCGCGAGGCGGCGATCAGCACCTCGACCTCGTCGGGGCTGTCGCCCAGTGGCCCGATGACCTGGAAATCCAGGTTCACCTCATCGAGCGCGAACGGAATGTACTGGTTCGCCTCCGACTCGACCTGAACTTCCATCTCCTGCTCGCGCAATCCCGCGGGCAGGATGATCTTCTTGGTAATGACCGCGGAGGCTGGAAGCGCGACGGCGACATTCTTCAGCCCCGCGCCCATGCGGCGAACCGCACGTCGGACCGACTCGCCTACCGCTTCCAGGTTGGCGATGTTGCCATCGACCACCGCATCACGGGGCATGGGCTCGATCGCATAGCGCTCGACCCGGAACCCCTCCTTTTCGGAGCCCGACAACTCGACCAGCTTGACCGATGAAGATGAAATATCCAGACCGGCCAACTGTCGCGCTTTAGGACTGAACATCGCGAAGTCGATCACAAAGAAAGTCCTTAAATTTCTTTATGTTAGGCTTACTTGCTGAATAAGCTTCTGAGATCCTAGCAACAACATTGTCAAGTGTAAAGCAACATCCCTTGACAAACCGGAGTGGAGCACCCCTTTGCGCGCCCGTATAATCGCGCCCTCGAACCTCCGGACGGACTGCCAATGCGCTGGGTCCTTTACCCCCTGGCCTTCATCCTCGTACTGATCGTCATCGGCCTCGCCACCCTCGCTGCAGCCGCCACGCTGGCGTGGCCGAACCTGCCGTCGCTGGAAACGCTCACCGACTACCGCCCCAGAATCCCGCTCCGAGTATACACGGCGGACGGCCACCTGCTTGGCGAGTTCGGCGAGGAGCGCCGCTCGGTCGTACGCATCGGCGAGGTGCCTGCAGTGCTCAAGCAGGCGATCCTCGCCGCCGAGGACGAGCGCTTCTACGAGCACCCCGGCATCGATCCCATCGGCATTCTACGTGCCGCATTGGCCAACCTGACCTCCGGCGGGCGCGGACAGGGCGCGTCCACCATCACCATGCAGGTGGCGCGCAATTTCTTCCTGACCCGGGAAAAGACGTACAACCGCAAGCTGTACGAAATCCTGCTCGCGCTGAAGATCGAGCAGAATCTCAGCAAGGATCAGATCCTTGAGCTGTACATCAACCAGATCTATCTCGGCCAGCGAGCCTACGGCTTCTCGGCTGCGGCGCGGACCTATTTCGGCAAGCCCCTCGGGCAGGTCACGCTGGCCGAGGCCGCAGTGCTCGCCGGGCTGCCCAAGGCCCCGTCCGCTTACAACCCGGTGGTCAACCCGGCTCGCGCGGACCTGCGCAAACAGTATGTGCTGCGCCGCATGCTGGAGGCCGGATTCATCGACCAGACAGCATATCGCGCCGCGGCCGACACGCCGCTTCAGACCGCGCGACCACAACGCGGCGACAGTGTGGCCCAGGGCGACTACGTCGCCGAGATGGCCCGCCAGATTGCCGTCGAACAGTTCGGCGAGGAGGCCTACCATCTCGGCATCCGCATCATCACCACGGTGAGGCGCGAAGACCAGATGGCGGCGCGGCGCGCCCTGCAGGACGGGGTGCTGGCCTACGACCGGCGTCGCGGCTATCGCGGCCCGGAGACTTTCACCGACCTCAATGGCATCGACAAGACCAAGGGCGAGCAGCTCGACGAGCTGCTGTCGGACGTCGATGACGTCGGCGACCTGCTCGCCGCGGTGGTGCTGGAGGCCTCGCCCAAGGCGGTGCGGGTATATCGCCGCGGACAGACGCTGACCATCGAAGGCAAGGGCCTGCGCTTTGCCGCCCCGATGCTGGCCGCCAATGCGCCGCAGGCGCGGCGCATCCGTCCCGGCGCGATCATCCGCATCAGGGAGAACGGCGACCAGGGCTGGGAGATCCTGCAACTGCCCGAGGTCCAGGCGGCGCTCGTCTCCCTCGACGCCAAGACCGGTGCGGTGCGGGCGCTGGTCGGCGGCTTCGACTTCAACCGCAACAAGTACAACCACGTTACCCAGGCGCTGCGCCAGCCCGGCTCCAGCTTCAAGCCCTTCATCTTTTCCGCCGCGCTGGAACGAGGCTTTTCGCCCAGCAGCCTGGTCGAGGACGAACCCCTGTTCTTCCCCGCCGGCGTCACCGGCTCGCAGGACTGGACGCCGCGCAACTACGACGGCAAGTTCGACGGCCTGATGACCGTGCGCGACGCGCTGGCGCGCTCGAAGAACATGGTGTCGATCCGCATGCTGCAGTCGATCACGCCGCAGTACGCGCAGGACTACATCACCCGCTTCGGATTCGAGGCGGCCAAGCATCCGCCCTATCTCACGCTCGCGCTGGGCGCCGGCAGCGCGACGCCGTGGGAGATGGCCTCGGCCTACGCGGTGTTCGCAAACGGCGGCTACCGGGTGGAGCCCTACGTGGTCTCGCAGATCATCGATGGCGAAGGCAATGTGGTGGCAAAGGTCGATCCCCCGGTGGCCGGCCAGAGCGCCCCGAGGGTGATCGACCCGCGCAATGCCTGGTTGATGGATTCGATGATGCAGGACGTCGTGCAGCGCGGCACCGCAACCCGCGCGCGCGCGCTCAAGCGCGGCGACCTTGCCGGCAAGACCGGCACCACCAACGACTACGTGGACGCCTGGTTCTGCGGCTACAACCCCGACCTGGTCGCGGTGACCTGGCTCGGACACAGCCAGCCGCGCAACCTCGGACGCGGCGAAACCGGCGGTTCTGCCGCGCTGCCGATCTGGGTGGACTACATGCGTACCGCGCTCAAGGACATCCCGGAGCAGCCCCGGCCGCGCCCGGACGGACTGCTGGAGATCCACCTGCCCGACAGCACCCGCGCCGAATTCGTCTACCGCGAGAACATGCCGCCCGAGCCGCCGGTTTATCCGTCGCTGCCGTTCGACCTGTCTCCGGCCACCGAATCGCCCGAGGAAGCGCTGCCGCCGGTGCCGCCCGCGCCGCCGCCAAGCGCACCGGTCGCGCCGGCACCCGTCGTCGAACGCTCCTTCGGTTCGCCCTGATCAGCGGGTCGGGCGCAGGCTGACCGCCTCGCCGGCCTGCTCGCCGACCACCCGCGACAGCAGCTCGTAGAGTTCAGCGCCGTCGCGGCCGGCGATCCAGCGCCCGTCCTGGGGGCGAAAGTGGAAGCCGCCCGAGCGGGCCGCCACCCAGATCTCGCGCGCCGCGCTATGGCGGTTGATGACGATCTTGCTGCCGTCCTCGAACTCCACTTCGAGAATGCCGCCGGGCCGGGCATCGACATCGATCTCCGCCCCGCAGGCCTCCAGCGCCGCCTCGATGCGGGTCAGTTCCGCCTCGGCGAGTGCATTGAACATCGACTCTTCCATGCTGCCTCCTTCTGTTAGCATTCCCGTCTTTTAGCGGCCCGACGGCCTTACAGCCATGCGCAACACGACTCTTCTCGCAGCGCTCGCCAGCACGCTCATCCTCTCCGCCTGCGGCATCAAGGGCTCGCTCTACCTGCCCGAGCCACCGGCCGCGCCGGCTGCGGGCGCCGATCATAGCAAAGACGACCCCAAGCAGGCGCCGACCCAATGAAGCAAGAATTCCCCGTTCCCACCCTGTCGCGCGACGAGCGCGGACTGCGTCTGGAAGGCGTGGCGCTGGCTGACATTGCCGCCGCACACGGCACCCCGACCTATGTGTACTCGCTGGCTGCGCTGAGCGCTGCCTTCGAAGCCTATCGCGACGCGCTCGCCGGCCGTCCGGCGCTGGTGTGTTACGCGGTCAAGGCCAACTCCAACCTCGGCGTGCTGTCGGCCTTCGCCCGCCTGGGCGCAGGCTTCGACATCGTCTCCGGCGGCGAACTGGCGCGCGTGCTGGCAGCCGGCGGGAATGCGGCGCGGGTGGTGTTCTCCGGTGTAGGCAAGAGCGAGGCCGAAATGCGCCAGGCGCTGGATGCCGGCATCCGCTGCTTCAACGTCGAATCCGCCGCCGAACTGGACCGGCTGTCCGCGGTCGCGCAGCAGATGGGCAAGGTCGCGCCGATCGCCCTGCGCGTCAACCCGGACGTCGACCCCAAGACCCATCCCTACATCTCCACCGGCCTGCGCAGCAACAAGTTCGGCGTGGCCTTCGACGAAGCGCTCACGCTGTATCGCCGCGCCGCCGCCCTGCCAGGGCTGCGGGTGGCCGGCATCGGCTGCCACATCGGCTCGCAGCTGCTCGACGGCGCCCCGGTGGTGGAAGCCGCCGAGAAGGTACTCGGCCTGGTCGACCGCCTGGCGGCGGAAGGCATCGTGCTCGAGCACATCGATCTGGGCGGCGGCCTGGGCATCCGCTACCGCGACGAGAACCCGCCGGCGGTGGCCGAATACCTCGCCCCGCTGCTGTCGCTGCTCGAAGGCCGGCGCGAGGAACTGCTGCTCGAACCCGGGCGCTCGCTGGTCGGCAACGCCGGCCTGCTGCTGACCCGCATCGAGTACCTGAAGCCGGGCGTGGAAAAGAACTTCGCCGTGGTGGATGCGGCGATGAACGATCTCGCCCGTCCGGCGCTCTACGACGCCTGGCACGACGTGGTCGAGGTCGCGCCGCGCGCGGCGGCGTCGCGGCCTTATGAAATCGTCGGCCCGATCTGCGAGAGCGGCGACTTCCTCGCCCACGACCGCGAACTGGCGGTCGAACCCGGCGACCTGCTGGCCCTGCTGTCGGCCGGCGCCTACGGCATGGCGATGAGTTCCAACTACAACACCCGCCCGCGGGCCGCGGAGCTGATCGTCGATGGCGAGCGCGTCCATCTGGCGCGCGCGCGCGAGGCGGTCGAGCAGCTGTACGCCGGCGAACGCCCGCTGGACTGAGCCCGCCCCCCCTCCCCGGCCGAAAGGCCGGGGCCGTCGCTCAGGGCTCCCCTGCTCCGCGCTCCGCTTCCTCGATCAACGCACGGCCGAAGGCCTTCCATACCGGCCCGCCGTGAGTATGCACGCCGAACTCGGCGCTCTGCTTCATCGTCCTGAGCATCAGCTCGGCCAGCGCGAACAGTTCGGCGCGTGCACGCCGCTGGCGGTCCGGGCTGCGCAGTGCCTCCAGGTTGCACGCCGGATCGCAATCCAGCGCCTCGCGCGCCAGGGCCCGCACTGCCGCCGCGTCGTCCCAGTCTATCCCCAGCGCGATGCCGCGCCGGATGATCTCGCGCTCCAACTCCTGGGCGTCACGGTCGAAATGGCCAAAACCGCTCATCGCCCGCCCAACTCCTCCAGACAGCGCAGCAGTGCCTGCTCCCAGTGCGGCAGGCGCAGGCCGAAGCGCGCCGCCAGCGCCTGCTGGTCAAGGCGGGAATTCGATGGCCGGGCGGCCGGCGTCGGGTAATCGGCGCTACCGATAGGCACCACTTCCGCCACCTTCAGCACCCGGTCCGGCAGCACCCGGCGCGCGTGCGCGAAAATCGCCTCGGCAAAGCCGTGCCAGCTGGTCTCGCCGCCTCCGGCCATGTGGAACAGCCCGGAGCGGAAGTTGCCGGCGGCGCGCTCGCGGCAGGCCTGGGCGACGGCCTGGGCGCTGGCATCCGCGATGTTGCGCGCCCAGGTCGGCGCACCGAACTGATCGGCGACCACGCGCAGCACCTCGCGCTCGGCACCCAGGCGCAGCATGGTGAGCAGGAAGTTGGCCCCGCGCGCCGCATACACCCAGGTGGTGCGGAAGATCAGGTAGTCGCAGCCGGCGGCCGCCACCGCCTGCTCGCCGGCAAGCTTGCCGCGTCCGTAGGCGTTGAGCGGCGCGACCGGATCGTCCTCCAGGTAGGCGCCGGCTTTGCTGCCGTCGAATACGTAGTCGGTGGAGTAATGCACCAGCAGGGCGCCGGCGCGACGCGCTGCCACGGCCAGTTCGCCCACCGCCTCGGCATTGACGCGGTGCGCGAGCGTCTCCTCAGTTTCCGCCCGGTCGACTGCGGTGTAGGCCGCGGCATTGACGATCACCTGGGGCGCCAGCTCGGCGACCAGCGCGGCCAGCGTCTCGGGGCGAGCCAAGTCGCAGCGCTCCCGCCCGGGCGCGATCACCTCGCCCAAGGGCATCAGGCTGCGGGCCAGTTCCCAGCCGACCTGGCCGCGCGCGCCGGTGAGCAGGATCCTCATGCCTTTTCCCCGCGCGCCGCGTAGTTGGCAGCGATCCAGTCGCGGTAGGCGCCACTCTGCACATGGGCCACCCAGTCCTGGTTGCCCAGGTACCACTCGACGGTCTTGCGGATGCCGGTGGCGAAGGTTTCGGCCGGCCGCCAGCCCAGTTCGCGCTCGATCTTGCGCGCGTCGATGGCGTAGCGGCGGTCGTGCCCCGGCCGATCCTGCACGTAGGTGATCAGGCGCTCGTGCGGGCCGGCGGGGTCCGGACGCAATTCGTCGAGCAGCGCGCAGATGGTACGCACGATCTCGATGTTGGGCATCTCGTTCCAGCCGCCGACGTTGTAGGTCTCGCCCAGCCGGCCGCGCGCCAGCACCTCGCGGATCGCCGCGCAGTGGTCGCCCACGTACAGCCAGTCGCGCACGTTCATGCCGTCGCCGTAGATCGGCAGCGGCTTGGCCGCAAGGGCGTTGGCGATCACCAGCGGGATCAGCTTCTCGGGAAACTGGTACGGCCCGTAGTTGTTCGAGCAGTTGGTGGTGAGCACCGGCAGCCCATAGGTGTGGTGCCAGGCGCGCACCAGGTGGTCAGAAGCCGCCTTGCTGGCCGAGTACGGGCTGTTGGGTTCATAGGCCTTGGTTTCGGCAAACGGAGGATCCTGTGGCCCGAGCGAGCCGTACACCTCGTCGGTGGATACGTGCAGGAAGCGGAAGGCTGCCCGCGCGTCCGCATCCAGCGCTCCCCAGTAGGCGCGCGCCGCCTCCAGCAGGGTGAAGGTGCCCTCCACGTTGGTGCGCACGAAGGCGGCCGGACCATGGATGGAGCGGTCCACATGGCTTTCCGCGGCGAAATGCACGATGGCGCGCGGGCGGTGACTGGCGAGCAGGCGGTCCACCAGCGCGCGGTCGCAGATGTCGCCCTGAACGAACACATGGCGCGCATCGCCCTGCAGGCGGGCGAGGTTCTCCAGGTTGCCGG contains:
- the pilQ gene encoding type IV pilus secretin PilQ, translating into MKGRIATLLLAAIFTGPGYWAVAHAQNAAEQAQVPANSIENLEVAQQGGAVYVKLTMQQPLAAAPASFSVANPARIAFDFPATANALGRSAQAINAGDLVSANIVQAGDRTRLVLNLSRMAPYETRLDGNALIITLSPIPQEAVVQATAEQPIANFAASSSAAALASKSIRDVNFRRGKEGEGRVMVELSSPDTPIDIRKQGPNLIVEFIKTSLPEHLRRRSDVVDFGTPVSAITAQQQGDNVRLVVTPSGLWEHNAYQSDNMFVLEVKRVTEDPNKLVQGTPRGQYGGERLSLNFQNIDVRAVLQVIADFTDFNIITSDSVSGNLTLRLKDVPWDQALDIILQSKGLDMRKNGNVIWIAPSDELATREKLQLEALAQIGDLEPLQTESFQINYHRAKEIYDFLKSKDQTILSKRGSVVVDDRSNKIFVTDVASRLGDLRRLIGEIDLAPKQVLIEARIVEANKDFVRDLGVRMSFTDNAAVNLGGGTRLGMGQIPGVGGALTGTGAQSGGATPVASFSTLNLALFNSAATRFLNLELSALETDGRGKIVSSPRVLTANQVEAAIEQGTEIAYRKETSSGATSVEFKKAVLSLKVKPMITPDGRLQLQVEVNKDSPVFPAGFLEPAIDTKNVKTEVLVENGGTVVIGGIYEESETNNVGRVPVLGEIPVLGALFRNTKRETSRRELLVFITPRIVSDVLTLR
- a CDS encoding pilus assembly protein PilP, producing the protein MKLTSSVIALAVVMLGGCTSEEENIQAWMAQQAKGMRGSVKPLPEIKPFPVVEYDAEALLTPFSSERIVPEQRSATGGGSGIKPDLDRRREPLEAYPLESLTMVGVITQNKQAEALIKVDNVIHQVRVGNYMGQDFGVVTAISETEVTLRELVEDVNGDWTERSSSLLLQEQQGGRK
- a CDS encoding type 4a pilus biogenesis protein PilO — translated: MKPNRTHRGAKGIDFNRLAQDFKGLDTNDPGQWPTAPKVAVFIGLLVATVAAAWWFDWREQIETLGQREAEEVTLREQWTSKKRQAVNLDEHKRQLEEIDRQFGALLRQLPNRAEMDSLLAEINQAGLGRGLQFELFKPGSDVVKDFYAEMPIDIRVLGGYHDLGAFAGDVAKMSRIVTLNNIAVEGTRDGRLKLEAKAVTYRYLDEAELAARRQAEQKKPRGRR
- a CDS encoding PilN domain-containing protein, whose amino-acid sequence is MIRINLLPHREIKRKERRQQFYVLSGLMIVLGLAIAFVVHTVIAGYIEGQERKNQIFKTEIAKLDKEIAEIKRLREQIDALLARKQVIESLQSDRAQTVHLLNETAKQIPEGIYLKSIKQSSKRVTLVGYAQSNARVSHLMRALDESPYLTQPQLVEIKAATVDGRRVGEFTLNITIEQPKAEEEGGGKEVRG
- a CDS encoding pilus assembly protein PilM; protein product: MIDFAMFSPKARQLAGLDISSSSVKLVELSGSEKEGFRVERYAIEPMPRDAVVDGNIANLEAVGESVRRAVRRMGAGLKNVAVALPASAVITKKIILPAGLREQEMEVQVESEANQYIPFALDEVNLDFQVIGPLGDSPDEVEVLIAASRKEKVEDRVAAVESAGLKALIMDVDSLAAQSAFELISRRLPEQGRDKIIALISIGASVTTVTVLRNGQQIYSREQAFGGNQLTQDIARQYGMSVEEAEAAKRSGSLPQDYEGDLLRPFLDSLALEVSRALQFFFTSTQYNQVDHIVLAGGCAVLPGLADMVGGRTQIPTVIANPFEGMTLSSQVRPKALLADAPAMIVACGLAMRRFDT
- a CDS encoding penicillin-binding protein 1A, producing MRWVLYPLAFILVLIVIGLATLAAAATLAWPNLPSLETLTDYRPRIPLRVYTADGHLLGEFGEERRSVVRIGEVPAVLKQAILAAEDERFYEHPGIDPIGILRAALANLTSGGRGQGASTITMQVARNFFLTREKTYNRKLYEILLALKIEQNLSKDQILELYINQIYLGQRAYGFSAAARTYFGKPLGQVTLAEAAVLAGLPKAPSAYNPVVNPARADLRKQYVLRRMLEAGFIDQTAYRAAADTPLQTARPQRGDSVAQGDYVAEMARQIAVEQFGEEAYHLGIRIITTVRREDQMAARRALQDGVLAYDRRRGYRGPETFTDLNGIDKTKGEQLDELLSDVDDVGDLLAAVVLEASPKAVRVYRRGQTLTIEGKGLRFAAPMLAANAPQARRIRPGAIIRIRENGDQGWEILQLPEVQAALVSLDAKTGAVRALVGGFDFNRNKYNHVTQALRQPGSSFKPFIFSAALERGFSPSSLVEDEPLFFPAGVTGSQDWTPRNYDGKFDGLMTVRDALARSKNMVSIRMLQSITPQYAQDYITRFGFEAAKHPPYLTLALGAGSATPWEMASAYAVFANGGYRVEPYVVSQIIDGEGNVVAKVDPPVAGQSAPRVIDPRNAWLMDSMMQDVVQRGTATRARALKRGDLAGKTGTTNDYVDAWFCGYNPDLVAVTWLGHSQPRNLGRGETGGSAALPIWVDYMRTALKDIPEQPRPRPDGLLEIHLPDSTRAEFVYRENMPPEPPVYPSLPFDLSPATESPEEALPPVPPAPPPSAPVAPAPVVERSFGSP
- the cyaY gene encoding iron donor protein CyaY gives rise to the protein MEESMFNALAEAELTRIEAALEACGAEIDVDARPGGILEVEFEDGSKIVINRHSAAREIWVAARSGGFHFRPQDGRWIAGRDGAELYELLSRVVGEQAGEAVSLRPTR
- the lptM gene encoding LPS translocon maturation chaperone LptM; this translates as MRNTTLLAALASTLILSACGIKGSLYLPEPPAAPAAGADHSKDDPKQAPTQ
- the lysA gene encoding diaminopimelate decarboxylase, whose protein sequence is MKQEFPVPTLSRDERGLRLEGVALADIAAAHGTPTYVYSLAALSAAFEAYRDALAGRPALVCYAVKANSNLGVLSAFARLGAGFDIVSGGELARVLAAGGNAARVVFSGVGKSEAEMRQALDAGIRCFNVESAAELDRLSAVAQQMGKVAPIALRVNPDVDPKTHPYISTGLRSNKFGVAFDEALTLYRRAAALPGLRVAGIGCHIGSQLLDGAPVVEAAEKVLGLVDRLAAEGIVLEHIDLGGGLGIRYRDENPPAVAEYLAPLLSLLEGRREELLLEPGRSLVGNAGLLLTRIEYLKPGVEKNFAVVDAAMNDLARPALYDAWHDVVEVAPRAAASRPYEIVGPICESGDFLAHDRELAVEPGDLLALLSAGAYGMAMSSNYNTRPRAAELIVDGERVHLARAREAVEQLYAGERPLD
- the rfbD gene encoding dTDP-4-dehydrorhamnose reductase, which gives rise to MRILLTGARGQVGWELARSLMPLGEVIAPGRERCDLARPETLAALVAELAPQVIVNAAAYTAVDRAETEETLAHRVNAEAVGELAVAARRAGALLVHYSTDYVFDGSKAGAYLEDDPVAPLNAYGRGKLAGEQAVAAAGCDYLIFRTTWVYAARGANFLLTMLRLGAEREVLRVVADQFGAPTWARNIADASAQAVAQACRERAAGNFRSGLFHMAGGGETSWHGFAEAIFAHARRVLPDRVLKVAEVVPIGSADYPTPAARPSNSRLDQQALAARFGLRLPHWEQALLRCLEELGGR